A single Danio rerio strain Tuebingen ecotype United States chromosome 17, GRCz12tu, whole genome shotgun sequence DNA region contains:
- the ppp2r3c gene encoding serine/threonine-protein phosphatase 2A regulatory subunit B'' subunit gamma (The RefSeq protein has 1 substitution compared to this genomic sequence), with the protein MANDITAHWKDLLRKRLASLKPDGRTEEEKKAEESELFSKYYTEWKGGEKGEDDSFKHIPRFYYRLPAEDEVLMQKLREESRAVFLQRKSRELLDNEELQNLWFLLDKHQVPPTTGDEAMISYESFLKVGEKAGTKCKLFFTARVYAKLLHNDPYGRISIMQFFNYVMRKVWLHQTRIGLSLYDVAGQGYLRESDLENYILELIPTLPQLDGLEKSFYSFYVCTAVRKFFFFLDPLHTGKIKIQDILACSFLDDLLELRDEELSKESQESNWFSAPSALRVYGQYLNLDKDHNGMLSKEELSRYGTGTLTSVFLDRVYQACLTYDGEMDYKTYLDFVLALENRKEPAALQYIFKLLDMENKGYLNVFALNYFFRAIQEQMKIHGQEPVSFQDVKDEIFDMVKPKDPYKITLQDLVNSGQGDTVSSILIDLNGFWTYENREVLVANDTDSNAADLDDT; encoded by the exons ATGGCAAACGACATAACCGCACATTGGAAAGATTTACTGCGAAAAAGACTCGCCTCTTTGAAACCTG ATGGCCGAACAGAGGAGGAGAAGAAAGCAGAGGAATCTGAATTGTTCAGCAAGTATTACACTGAATGGAAAGGGGGTGAAAAAGGAGAAGATGATTCATTTAAACACATCCCACGCTTCTACTACAGG CTTCCTGCAGAAGATGAAGTCTTAATGCAGAAACTCAGGGAAGAATCGAGGGCAGTgtttctccagaggaaaagcaGAGAACTACTGGACAATGAAGAGTTACAA aATCTTTGGTTTCTTCTTGATAAACATCAAGTCCCACCCACGACCGGTGATGAGGCCATGATCAGTTATGAGAGTTTCCTAAAGGTTGGAGAAAAAGCAGGCACCAAATGCAA GCTGTTCTTCACCGCCAGAGTTTACGCCAAACTCCTTCATAATGATCCATATGGGAGGATATCAATTATGCAGTTCTTCAACTATGTCATGAGGAAAG TATGGCTGCACCAGACAAGGATTGGTTTGAGTCTCTATGATGTAGCCGGTCAGGGTTATCTGCGTGAGTCT GATTTGGAGAACTACATCCTAGAATTAATTCCTACACTCCCTCAACTGGATGGCCTGGAGAAATCCTTCTACTCGTTTTATGTTTGCACTGCCGTCCGCAAGTTCTTCTTCTTCCTTGATCCTCTGCACACTG GCAAAATCAAAATTCAGGACATCTTGGCTTGCAGTTTCTTGGATGACCTACTTGAG cttCGAGACGAAGAGCTGTCAAAGGAGAGTCAGGAGTCCAACTGGTTCTCCGCACCTTCTGCTCTTCGAGTTTATG GTCAATATCTCAACCTGGATAAGGACCATAATGGGATGCTCAGTAAGGAAGAGCTGTCTCGCTATGGCACTGGAACACTAACCAGTGTTTTTCTCGACCGCGTCTACCAGGAATGCTTGACCTATGATGGTGAAATG GACTATAAGACCTATCTGGACTTTGTGCTGGCTCTAGAGAATAGGAAAGAGCCTGCAGCCCTCCAGTACATCTTCAAACTCCTGGATATGGAGAACAAAGGCTATCTCAATGTGTTTGCCCTCAACTACTTCTTCAGA gccaTTCAGGAACAAATGAAAATTCATGGTCAAGAGCCAGTTTCCTTCCAAGATGTTAAG GATGAAATCTTTGATATGGTGAAACCCAAAGATCCATATAAGATCACTTTGCAGGACCTGGTCAACAGTGGTCAGGGTGACACCGTCTCTAGTATCCTCATCGACCTCAATGGGTTCTGGACTTACGAGAACAGAGAGGTTCTGGTGGCCAACGACACCGACAGCAATGCTGCAGATTTAGACGACACATGA